One window of Oscillibacter hominis genomic DNA carries:
- the ygfK gene encoding putative selenate reductase subunit YgfK gives MSEWMTPIPFRELMTWITTEYQSEGSVFGVHRPYRAGVKKLPIFGETIETPFGPAAGPNTQLAQNIVAGYFAGARFFELKTVQKMDGAELAACISRPCILAEDECYNCEWSTELYVQQAFEEYVKAWCALKILSRVYGLGDPSGFVFNMSVGYDLAGIQGEKIDSFLNGMIDAGETPIFRECIRVLKEFFPAEEEYIDAITPHISGSVTVSTLHGCPPDEIERIASYLLREKHLHTFVKCNPTLLGYETARTILDEMGYDYIAFDDHHFNEDLQYKDAVPMFRRLLALAEEHGLEFGLKLSNTFPVDVKAGELPSQEMYMAGKSLFPLTTAMAARIAREFDGQLRLSYAGGADYFNIDKLFGCGIWPITMATTELKPGGYQRFSQIGDKLDALDFAPFTRVDVEGVEALARAARSDKYHVKAVKPLPRRKLYEKVPLIDCFTAPCKGGCPIGQDIPEYIELCRQGRYASALRVITEKNPLPFITGTICAHRCQSKCTRNFYDEAVQIRSTKLVAAERGYDELMAELAQPAPADSCAKAAIIGGGPTGMAAGYFLGRAGIPATIFEQSGQLGGIVRQVIPAFRISDAAIDKDAALVEKMGVEVRLNTKAPSVAELKVRGYTHIFFAVGAWKAGRLDIPGNVVPVIGWLKDLKAGREVPLGHVAVVGGGNTAMDAARAALRAGAKSSTLVYRRTKKYMPADAEELELAIRDGVTFLELVSPLEQKNGRLLCEKMRLGEPDASGRRRPEPTGETVSIDCDTVISAVGEQVESELFTSNGIHVDSRGIPDFQTNLENVYAGGDAMRGPATVVEGIADAQAFANAVIGQARTFKMPPHAAASRESALAKKGVLCESAKCEGDRCLSCNVVCQVCADVCPNRANVVIRLPDGRHQILHVDRMCNECGNCAVFCPYDSAPYRDKFTLFLDRKGFEESVNNQGFLPLGGGKVLVRLAGEVFEADLAGDNPLPADIEILILTVLNQYAYLIG, from the coding sequence ATGTCTGAATGGATGACCCCCATTCCGTTTCGGGAATTGATGACCTGGATCACCACGGAGTACCAGAGCGAAGGCTCCGTCTTCGGTGTCCACCGCCCCTATCGCGCCGGGGTGAAAAAGCTGCCCATTTTTGGAGAAACCATCGAGACGCCCTTCGGCCCCGCCGCCGGGCCCAACACCCAGCTGGCCCAGAACATTGTGGCGGGCTACTTTGCCGGCGCCCGGTTCTTTGAGCTGAAAACCGTCCAGAAGATGGACGGCGCGGAGCTGGCGGCCTGCATCAGCCGCCCCTGCATCCTGGCGGAGGATGAGTGCTATAACTGCGAGTGGTCCACGGAGCTCTATGTCCAGCAGGCGTTTGAGGAGTATGTGAAGGCCTGGTGCGCCTTGAAAATCCTGTCCAGGGTCTACGGCTTGGGCGACCCCAGCGGGTTTGTGTTCAACATGAGCGTGGGCTATGACCTGGCGGGCATCCAGGGGGAGAAAATCGACTCTTTCCTGAACGGCATGATCGACGCCGGGGAAACCCCCATCTTCCGGGAATGCATCCGCGTCCTGAAGGAGTTTTTCCCAGCCGAGGAGGAGTACATCGACGCCATCACGCCCCACATCTCCGGCTCTGTGACGGTCTCCACCCTCCACGGCTGCCCGCCCGACGAGATCGAGCGCATCGCTTCCTACCTCCTCCGGGAAAAGCACCTGCACACCTTTGTCAAGTGCAATCCCACCCTTTTGGGCTATGAGACCGCCCGGACCATTTTGGACGAGATGGGCTACGACTACATCGCCTTCGACGACCACCACTTCAACGAGGACCTTCAGTACAAAGACGCCGTCCCCATGTTCCGCCGCCTGCTGGCCCTGGCAGAGGAGCATGGGCTGGAGTTCGGCCTGAAGCTATCCAACACTTTCCCGGTGGATGTGAAGGCGGGGGAGCTGCCAAGCCAAGAGATGTACATGGCTGGCAAGTCGCTTTTCCCCCTGACCACCGCCATGGCCGCCCGGATCGCCCGGGAGTTTGACGGCCAGCTCCGGCTCAGCTATGCCGGCGGAGCCGACTACTTCAACATCGACAAGCTGTTCGGCTGCGGCATCTGGCCCATCACCATGGCCACCACGGAGCTCAAGCCCGGCGGCTACCAGCGCTTCTCCCAGATCGGAGACAAGCTGGACGCCCTGGACTTTGCGCCATTCACGAGGGTGGATGTGGAGGGCGTGGAAGCCCTCGCCCGCGCCGCCCGGTCCGACAAATACCATGTAAAAGCCGTCAAGCCCCTGCCCAGGCGCAAGCTCTATGAGAAGGTGCCGCTGATCGACTGCTTCACCGCCCCCTGCAAGGGCGGCTGCCCCATCGGCCAGGACATCCCCGAGTACATCGAGCTCTGCCGCCAGGGCCGCTATGCCTCCGCGCTGCGGGTGATCACGGAGAAGAACCCGCTGCCCTTCATCACCGGCACCATCTGCGCCCACCGCTGCCAGAGCAAGTGCACCCGCAATTTCTATGACGAAGCGGTCCAGATCCGCTCCACCAAGCTGGTGGCCGCGGAGCGGGGCTACGATGAGCTGATGGCGGAGCTGGCGCAGCCCGCCCCCGCCGATTCCTGTGCAAAGGCCGCCATCATCGGCGGCGGCCCCACCGGCATGGCAGCCGGCTACTTCCTGGGCCGGGCCGGAATCCCCGCCACCATCTTTGAGCAGTCCGGCCAGCTGGGAGGCATTGTCCGCCAGGTGATCCCCGCCTTCCGCATCTCCGACGCGGCCATTGATAAGGACGCGGCGCTGGTGGAAAAGATGGGCGTTGAGGTCCGGCTGAATACGAAGGCCCCCTCTGTGGCGGAGCTGAAGGTGCGGGGCTACACCCACATCTTCTTTGCCGTAGGCGCCTGGAAAGCAGGACGCCTTGACATCCCTGGCAACGTGGTGCCGGTCATCGGCTGGCTGAAGGACCTGAAGGCCGGTAGGGAAGTGCCCCTGGGCCATGTGGCCGTGGTCGGCGGCGGCAACACTGCCATGGACGCCGCCCGGGCCGCCCTCCGGGCCGGTGCCAAATCCTCCACCTTGGTCTACCGCCGGACAAAGAAATACATGCCCGCCGACGCCGAGGAGCTGGAGCTGGCCATCCGGGACGGTGTGACGTTCCTGGAGCTGGTTTCTCCCCTGGAGCAGAAGAACGGCAGGCTGCTCTGTGAAAAGATGCGCCTGGGTGAGCCGGATGCCTCCGGGCGCCGCAGGCCCGAGCCCACCGGTGAAACCGTATCCATCGACTGCGACACGGTGATCTCCGCCGTGGGAGAGCAGGTGGAAAGCGAACTGTTCACCTCCAACGGCATCCATGTGGACAGCCGCGGCATCCCTGATTTCCAAACCAATTTGGAGAATGTCTACGCAGGCGGCGACGCCATGCGGGGACCCGCCACCGTGGTGGAGGGCATCGCCGACGCCCAGGCCTTTGCTAACGCGGTCATCGGCCAGGCCCGCACCTTCAAGATGCCTCCCCATGCCGCTGCCAGCCGGGAGTCCGCCCTTGCCAAGAAGGGCGTGCTCTGCGAGTCCGCAAAATGTGAGGGAGACCGGTGCCTCAGCTGCAATGTGGTGTGCCAGGTTTGCGCCGATGTGTGCCCCAACCGGGCCAACGTGGTCATCCGGCTGCCGGACGGCCGCCATCAGATCCTCCATGTGGACCGGATGTGCAACGAATGCGGTAACTGCGCCGTGTTCTGTCCCTATGACAGTGCTCCTTACCGGGATAAATTCACCCTCTTCCTGGACCGCAAGGGCTTTGAGGAGAGCGTGAACAACCAGGGCTTTTTGCCTCTGGGCGGCGGTAAGGTGCTGGTGCGCCTGGCCGGCGAGGTCTTTGAGGCGGATCTTGCAGGCGACAATCCGCTGCCCGCTGACATCGAGATCCTGATCCTCACCGTACTGAACCAATATGCCTATCTGATCGGCTGA
- the upp gene encoding uracil phosphoribosyltransferase has translation MNENVHVLNHPLLQHKLTILRNENTSTKDFRELVSEIAMLMTYEATRDLPLEEVTVKTPVDTGTFQTLSGKKMAIVPILRAGLGMVDGVLKMIPAARVGHIGLYRDPATLKPVKYYCKMPADIASRDVLIVDPMLATGGSASAAITFMKEYGCKHIKLMDVLAAPEGIERIQQEHPDVEIYVAAVDSHLNDHGYIVPGLGDAGDRIFGTK, from the coding sequence ATGAATGAAAACGTACATGTCCTGAACCACCCCCTCCTTCAGCACAAGCTGACCATTTTGCGCAATGAAAATACCAGCACAAAGGACTTCCGTGAGCTGGTCTCCGAGATCGCCATGTTGATGACTTATGAGGCGACCCGCGACCTGCCCCTGGAGGAGGTCACGGTTAAGACCCCCGTGGACACAGGCACCTTCCAGACCCTCTCCGGAAAAAAGATGGCCATTGTCCCCATCCTCCGGGCGGGCCTCGGCATGGTGGACGGCGTGCTGAAAATGATTCCCGCCGCCCGGGTGGGCCACATCGGCCTGTATCGGGACCCGGCCACGCTGAAGCCTGTGAAATACTACTGCAAGATGCCCGCGGACATCGCCAGCCGGGATGTGCTGATCGTGGACCCCATGCTGGCCACCGGCGGCTCTGCCTCCGCCGCCATCACCTTCATGAAGGAATACGGCTGCAAGCACATCAAGCTGATGGACGTGCTGGCCGCTCCGGAGGGGATTGAGCGCATCCAGCAGGAGCACCCCGATGTGGAGATCTATGTGGCGGCTGTGGACAGCCACCTGAACGACCACGGCTATATTGTCCCTGGCCTGGGAGACGCAGGCGACCGCATCTTCGGCACCAAGTGA
- a CDS encoding Ig-like domain-containing protein, with product MKQFRWQMSLFLALTLAMLTTQPAAALFGIQPKEEAPAAAEGAPIARELEISAYRGVPYTGQFQSNTEGVTYALADEPKKGTVTVEGDSFTYTSEKTGSDSFTYTATDADGKTSSPATVKITVTKAKTPVTYADLEGSAAQTAAIRLAECGVFTGANVGGSYFFEPDRAVSRGEFLAMTMETAGLAAEEAVNLTGFSDDEAIPTWAKSYATAAVEEGVIRGVTTDAGVVFSANSPISFNEAATILNRVLSVSDVDVETWYADRDSVPSWAAQAVGNMESVNVLATGSFGSTKMSEQVTRADAAQMLCAAKTLLEGKQTGFFDWLGE from the coding sequence TTGAAACAGTTCAGATGGCAAATGAGCCTTTTCCTGGCCCTCACTTTGGCAATGCTGACCACCCAGCCGGCCGCGGCTCTGTTTGGAATCCAGCCCAAGGAGGAGGCGCCCGCAGCGGCGGAGGGCGCGCCCATCGCCAGGGAGCTGGAGATCAGCGCCTACCGCGGCGTCCCCTACACCGGCCAATTCCAGAGCAACACGGAGGGCGTGACCTACGCTCTGGCGGACGAGCCCAAAAAGGGCACCGTCACGGTGGAGGGCGACAGCTTCACCTACACGTCGGAGAAGACCGGCAGCGACAGCTTCACTTACACCGCCACCGATGCGGACGGCAAAACCTCGTCTCCCGCCACGGTGAAGATCACTGTGACCAAAGCCAAGACCCCGGTCACTTACGCCGACCTGGAGGGCTCTGCCGCCCAGACCGCGGCGATCCGCCTGGCGGAGTGCGGCGTATTCACCGGCGCCAACGTGGGCGGCAGCTATTTCTTTGAGCCGGACCGCGCCGTATCCCGGGGCGAATTCCTGGCCATGACCATGGAGACCGCCGGCCTTGCTGCGGAAGAGGCTGTGAATCTCACCGGATTTTCCGACGATGAAGCCATCCCCACCTGGGCCAAGTCCTATGCAACGGCCGCTGTGGAAGAGGGCGTGATCCGGGGCGTAACCACGGACGCGGGCGTGGTATTTTCCGCGAATTCCCCCATCAGCTTCAACGAAGCCGCCACCATTTTGAACCGGGTGCTCTCCGTCAGCGACGTAGACGTGGAAACCTGGTACGCCGACCGGGACAGCGTGCCCTCCTGGGCGGCCCAGGCCGTGGGCAACATGGAGTCGGTGAATGTGCTGGCCACCGGGAGCTTCGGCAGCACGAAGATGAGCGAGCAGGTGACCCGGGCGGACGCGGCCCAGATGCTCTGCGCGGCAAAGACGCTGCTGGAAGGGAAACAGACCGGCTTTTTCGACTGGCTGGGCGAATGA
- the tsaB gene encoding tRNA (adenosine(37)-N6)-threonylcarbamoyltransferase complex dimerization subunit type 1 TsaB produces MKLLALETSAKAVSAAVVENGCVLASAYQCVGLTHSRTLMPMVEAMLCSSELSLADLDAIAVAAGPGSFTGIRIGIAAAKGLAWARELPCVGVSTLEAMAQGVAHLDGVIVCAMDARRAQVYNALFEAKDGVLTRLCPDRAISLEELGGELKTCKKNKIIVGDGAQLCYNDLSKNGIGCRMAPSRLVMQHAVGVGIVAERMAQAGQTVAAQDLKPVYLRLSQAERERNKRIGAVQHE; encoded by the coding sequence ATGAAATTACTGGCTCTGGAGACATCGGCTAAGGCCGTCTCCGCCGCCGTGGTGGAGAACGGCTGCGTGCTGGCCTCCGCCTACCAGTGCGTGGGGCTGACCCACAGCCGCACGCTGATGCCCATGGTGGAAGCCATGCTGTGCAGCAGTGAGCTGTCCCTTGCCGACCTGGACGCCATCGCCGTGGCCGCCGGCCCCGGCTCTTTCACCGGCATCCGAATCGGCATCGCCGCCGCCAAGGGCCTGGCCTGGGCCAGGGAGCTGCCCTGCGTGGGCGTTTCCACCCTGGAGGCCATGGCCCAGGGGGTCGCCCACCTGGACGGTGTGATCGTCTGCGCCATGGACGCCCGCCGCGCCCAGGTCTACAACGCCCTCTTTGAGGCAAAGGACGGCGTTTTGACCCGGCTCTGCCCCGACCGGGCCATCTCTTTGGAGGAGTTGGGCGGTGAATTGAAAACTTGCAAAAAAAACAAAATCATAGTTGGAGACGGCGCGCAGCTGTGCTATAATGATTTGTCGAAAAATGGGATTGGCTGCCGCATGGCCCCCTCCCGTCTGGTGATGCAGCACGCCGTGGGCGTGGGCATCGTGGCCGAACGCATGGCGCAGGCGGGGCAAACCGTCGCTGCCCAGGACCTGAAGCCGGTCTACCTGAGGTTATCCCAGGCGGAGCGGGAACGAAACAAAAGAATAGGAGCTGTCCAACATGAATGA
- a CDS encoding RNA polymerase sigma factor: MEQPEEIVRRYGDMVYRLAYARTRSRSDADDIFQEVFLRYFRIPRRFESEEHRKAWLLRVTANCGNSFWSSSHPNSPLPEELPCPTPEESGLEEAMQALPPNYRTVIHLYYYEGYSTEEIGRLLHRASSTVRTQLTRARRQLSHLLKGDQ, encoded by the coding sequence TTGGAACAGCCCGAGGAGATTGTCCGCCGCTACGGCGATATGGTATACCGGCTGGCCTATGCCCGGACCCGGAGCCGCAGCGACGCCGACGACATCTTTCAGGAGGTTTTCCTCCGATATTTCCGTATCCCCCGCCGCTTTGAAAGCGAGGAGCACCGCAAGGCCTGGCTGCTGCGTGTGACGGCCAACTGCGGCAACAGCTTTTGGTCCTCGTCCCACCCCAACAGCCCGCTGCCGGAGGAGCTGCCCTGTCCCACGCCGGAGGAGTCCGGACTGGAGGAAGCGATGCAGGCATTGCCGCCCAATTACCGAACAGTAATTCACCTTTACTACTATGAGGGCTATTCCACGGAGGAGATCGGCCGATTGCTCCACCGCGCCTCCTCCACCGTCCGCACCCAGTTGACCCGGGCCAGACGACAGCTCTCCCACTTGCTGAAAGGAGACCAATGA
- the ssnA gene encoding putative aminohydrolase SsnA — translation MYVLANGKLITRDSALPYLADGGVVTDGGRIIAVGETARLKEAYPQADFVDARGGVIMPGLINAHTHIYSALARGLSIQGNNPTNFFEVLDGTWWAIDRHLDLEATRASAQALVIDSIKQGVTTIFDHHASYCQIPGSLMKIAEVTREYGMRACLCYEVSDRDGEEKSLQAVQENADFIAYCEQEKSDMLKAMFGGHALFTISDKTFERMEAANGGRVGYHIHVSEGMNDVYDSLQTYGRRPVQRLQDHGILGPKTILGHCIHVSTAEMDIIRATDTMVVNNPESNMGNAVGISPILPMYRKGILLGMGTDAYTNDMLESLKVALCSQRHNACLPNVAWCEVTDMLFKNNAKIANRSFEAPLGVLKAGAAADVIVMDYKPYTPFGGDNIDGHMLFGMTGRQCQTTMINGRLRMVDRELVDIDEEAVNAHILESAKRLWGQLNHCTY, via the coding sequence ATGTATGTACTGGCAAACGGAAAATTGATCACCCGCGACAGCGCCCTTCCTTATCTGGCCGACGGAGGCGTTGTCACCGACGGCGGCAGGATCATTGCTGTGGGCGAAACCGCCAGATTGAAGGAGGCCTATCCCCAGGCGGACTTTGTGGACGCCAGGGGCGGGGTCATCATGCCGGGCCTGATCAACGCCCACACCCATATCTACTCCGCCCTGGCCCGGGGACTGTCCATCCAGGGCAACAACCCCACCAACTTTTTTGAGGTGCTGGACGGCACCTGGTGGGCCATCGACCGCCATCTGGACCTGGAGGCCACCCGCGCCTCTGCCCAGGCCCTGGTGATCGACTCCATCAAGCAGGGCGTCACCACCATTTTCGACCACCACGCTTCTTATTGCCAAATCCCCGGGTCGCTGATGAAAATTGCCGAGGTGACCCGCGAATACGGCATGCGCGCCTGCCTCTGCTATGAGGTGTCCGACCGGGACGGCGAGGAGAAATCCCTCCAGGCCGTGCAGGAAAACGCAGACTTCATCGCCTACTGCGAGCAGGAGAAGAGCGATATGCTCAAGGCAATGTTCGGCGGCCACGCCCTGTTCACCATCTCCGACAAGACCTTTGAGCGCATGGAAGCCGCCAATGGAGGCCGGGTGGGCTATCACATCCATGTGTCGGAGGGCATGAACGACGTGTACGACTCCCTGCAGACCTATGGACGGCGCCCGGTCCAGCGGCTTCAGGACCACGGCATCCTGGGCCCTAAGACCATCCTGGGCCACTGCATCCACGTGAGCACCGCCGAGATGGACATCATCCGCGCCACCGACACCATGGTGGTCAACAACCCGGAATCCAACATGGGCAACGCCGTGGGCATCTCGCCCATCCTGCCCATGTACCGCAAGGGCATCCTCCTGGGGATGGGCACCGACGCCTACACCAACGACATGCTGGAGTCGCTGAAGGTGGCGCTGTGTTCCCAGCGGCACAACGCATGCCTGCCCAACGTGGCTTGGTGCGAGGTGACGGACATGCTCTTCAAAAACAACGCCAAAATTGCCAACCGCTCCTTTGAAGCGCCGCTGGGCGTGCTGAAGGCCGGGGCCGCGGCGGATGTGATCGTGATGGACTACAAGCCCTACACGCCTTTTGGCGGCGACAACATCGACGGCCACATGCTCTTCGGCATGACCGGACGCCAGTGCCAGACCACCATGATCAACGGCAGGCTCCGCATGGTGGACCGGGAACTGGTGGACATCGACGAGGAGGCTGTGAACGCCCACATTCTTGAGAGCGCCAAGCGCCTCTGGGGCCAGCTGAACCACTGCACATATTGA
- a CDS encoding DUF4179 domain-containing protein gives MFEEAYRAMNDPLHPSAEVVERTLRRVRRRPAWHRAAAAAAALALCAATPLAARAEPVYQLLYAVSPAAAQFFQPVQKTCEDNGIRMEVVSVQTEGDTAQAYIALTDLTGSRVDETTDLYDSYSMHVPFDSTSYCELEAFDPAAGTALFRVSEQTMNGQPVPGGKMTFSLNCFLSGKETTEDLTLDIPLTEYAQEMPTTDGYQCRGGGYSLPEGEALLENAPMLKPGTAISIPVNGFSITAIGYVEGLLHIQVKIAELPTTDGHCSLRLEDAEGNMVSSLYSAAFTGGEVREDYYEFVFDLSPEKLNRYSICGDFYTSGQYTEGRWRVTFPLERP, from the coding sequence ATGTTTGAAGAAGCCTATCGCGCCATGAACGATCCGCTCCACCCCAGCGCCGAAGTGGTGGAGCGCACCCTCCGGAGAGTCCGGCGCCGTCCCGCCTGGCACCGGGCAGCAGCAGCGGCGGCCGCCCTGGCCCTCTGCGCCGCCACGCCGCTGGCCGCCCGGGCGGAACCCGTCTATCAGCTCCTCTACGCCGTCTCGCCCGCCGCCGCCCAGTTCTTCCAGCCGGTCCAGAAAACTTGTGAGGACAACGGTATCCGGATGGAGGTGGTGTCCGTACAGACGGAGGGCGATACCGCCCAGGCCTACATCGCCCTGACGGATTTGACCGGCAGCCGCGTGGATGAGACCACCGACCTTTACGACAGCTACTCCATGCATGTCCCCTTCGACTCCACCAGCTACTGCGAGCTGGAGGCGTTTGACCCTGCGGCCGGGACCGCCCTGTTCCGGGTGAGTGAGCAGACCATGAACGGACAGCCTGTTCCCGGGGGAAAGATGACCTTCTCCCTGAACTGTTTCCTCAGCGGGAAGGAGACCACCGAGGACCTGACGCTGGATATCCCTCTAACAGAGTACGCCCAAGAGATGCCAACCACCGACGGCTACCAGTGCCGTGGCGGCGGCTATTCCCTGCCTGAGGGGGAGGCCCTGTTGGAAAACGCTCCCATGCTGAAGCCGGGGACAGCAATTTCAATCCCTGTCAATGGGTTTTCCATTACAGCGATTGGATATGTGGAAGGGCTCCTTCATATCCAGGTGAAGATCGCAGAGTTGCCCACCACCGACGGCCACTGCTCACTGCGGCTGGAGGATGCGGAGGGAAATATGGTGTCCAGTCTCTATTCCGCCGCGTTTACCGGTGGGGAAGTGCGGGAGGACTACTATGAGTTCGTCTTTGACCTTTCCCCGGAGAAGCTGAACCGCTACAGCATCTGCGGCGACTTTTATACCTCCGGCCAGTATACGGAGGGCCGCTGGCGCGTCACCTTCCCTTTGGAGCGGCCATAG
- a CDS encoding FtsW/RodA/SpoVE family cell cycle protein — MPKDNEMERVMFTRLKSIISDFIQQADLVLLALCCTATCYGLALIYSATRYKDTYRYVVVQAAALCIGILCYIFFSMVDIEELSKKWKWLVAFNVVFILLLIPFGKEVYGNRAWVHFPGMPVNIGPAEFIKITFSILLSRQLQWLQEEKRDLKSISAIAFIGGHTILLCGYYYVISSDMGNALVYVFIFICMAFAAGVALRWFVLAFAAAGGGITALWAMDLIPSYMKERFIVLFDHSYDPLGKGWQQTRSLLALGSGQLTGQGFLNGTQTQARYDGSLPARWTDFIFSVAGEELGMLGCLGIILILAAIIVRCLMVAKRAKTRMSAYICVGMAAMLIFQTVENIGMCLFVMPVIGLTLPFFSYGGSSVVTLFCAMGVVSGIKKRSLPDWLRNR, encoded by the coding sequence ATGCCAAAAGATAATGAGATGGAGCGTGTCATGTTCACTCGTCTAAAGAGCATTATATCTGATTTTATTCAGCAGGCCGACCTGGTCCTGCTGGCGCTGTGCTGTACGGCCACATGCTACGGCCTGGCCCTGATCTACAGCGCCACCCGCTACAAGGACACCTACCGATATGTGGTGGTCCAGGCGGCGGCGCTCTGTATCGGGATTTTGTGCTATATTTTCTTCTCCATGGTGGACATCGAGGAGCTGTCAAAGAAGTGGAAGTGGCTGGTGGCCTTCAATGTGGTGTTCATCCTGCTGCTGATCCCTTTCGGCAAGGAGGTCTATGGAAACCGGGCATGGGTGCATTTCCCGGGGATGCCGGTGAACATCGGCCCGGCGGAGTTCATTAAAATCACTTTCTCCATCCTGCTGTCCCGGCAGCTTCAGTGGCTCCAGGAGGAGAAGCGGGATTTAAAATCCATCAGCGCCATTGCATTCATCGGCGGCCACACCATTTTGCTGTGCGGCTATTACTATGTGATCTCCAGCGATATGGGCAACGCCCTGGTGTATGTCTTTATCTTCATCTGCATGGCTTTTGCGGCGGGTGTGGCGCTGCGGTGGTTCGTACTGGCCTTCGCCGCGGCCGGCGGCGGCATTACGGCGCTCTGGGCCATGGATTTGATCCCCTCCTATATGAAAGAGCGGTTCATCGTCCTTTTTGACCACTCCTATGACCCCCTGGGGAAGGGATGGCAGCAGACCCGCAGCCTGCTGGCCCTTGGCTCCGGGCAGCTGACCGGCCAGGGTTTTTTGAACGGCACCCAGACGCAGGCGCGCTATGACGGGTCCCTTCCCGCCCGCTGGACGGACTTCATTTTCTCCGTGGCCGGAGAGGAGCTGGGGATGTTGGGCTGCCTTGGGATCATCCTCATCCTGGCCGCCATCATCGTCCGGTGCCTGATGGTGGCCAAGCGGGCAAAGACCAGGATGTCGGCCTATATCTGCGTGGGCATGGCGGCCATGCTGATCTTTCAAACGGTGGAAAATATCGGAATGTGCCTTTTTGTCATGCCGGTGATCGGGCTGACGCTGCCATTTTTCAGCTACGGCGGGTCCTCGGTTGTGACACTCTTCTGCGCCATGGGCGTGGTGTCCGGCATCAAGAAGCGGTCTTTGCCGGACTGGCTGCGGAACCGATAG
- the tsaE gene encoding tRNA (adenosine(37)-N6)-threonylcarbamoyltransferase complex ATPase subunit type 1 TsaE: MEYLSHSEAETERIGEALGARLRPGTVLAYRGGLGMGKTAFTRGLARGLGCSGRVTSPTFTIVNEYEGAVPLFHFDMYRLEDSDALFDIGWEDYLDRRGVCAVEWSERVADALPPGTLWVELRRHPEQEDWRIITVTGGQDHEITGSGDIG; the protein is encoded by the coding sequence ATGGAGTATCTTTCCCACAGCGAGGCAGAGACAGAGCGGATCGGAGAGGCGCTGGGCGCTCGGCTCCGGCCGGGAACCGTGCTGGCGTACCGGGGCGGCCTGGGAATGGGCAAGACCGCCTTTACCCGGGGGCTGGCCAGAGGCCTGGGGTGCTCCGGACGGGTCACCAGCCCCACGTTTACAATTGTGAACGAATACGAGGGCGCCGTTCCCCTCTTTCACTTTGACATGTACCGGCTGGAGGACTCCGACGCCCTTTTCGACATTGGGTGGGAGGATTATCTGGACCGGCGCGGCGTCTGCGCCGTGGAGTGGAGCGAGCGGGTGGCCGACGCCCTGCCGCCCGGCACCCTCTGGGTGGAGCTGCGGCGCCATCCGGAGCAGGAGGACTGGCGCATCATCACGGTTACAGGAGGACAAGACCATGAAATTACTGGCTCTGGAGACATCGGCTAA